GGGTATGTATGTACTAAAACTTATGGGTGTGGATTTATAAATGTCACAAGCAGTTTGCGTATTAGGGGCTACAGGTTCTATCGGTCAAAGTACACTTAAGGTGTTAGAACAACATCCTGATAAGTATTCTGTTTTTGCAGTTACCGCACATAGCCGAATTGAAGCACTGGTCGAAATATGTAAACGCTACCATCCTAAAGTCGTTGTGGTTCCTGCTGAACATGTAGATCCATTACGCCAGATGTTAAAACAGGTCGAACTTGAGCATATTGAAATTCTCATTGACGAAGCGGGTTTAATTGCAGTGTCTGAGCATCCGGAAGTGGATGTCGTGATGGCTGCTATTGTCGGAGCTGCCGGTTTGCTACCGACCTTGGCCGCTGTAAAAGCAGGCAAGCGGGTTCTCCTGGCCAATAAAGAAGCTTTGGTAATGTCCGGTGACTTGATGATGCAGGCAGTTCATGAGCATCAGGCGTTGTTGTTGCCCGTAGATTCTGAGCACAATGCGATTTTCCAATGTTTGCCACCGGATTATTTGCATGCCCCACGTGATGGACAGCCGAAATTGGGTGTGTCTCGTGTCTTATTAACTGCTTCAGGTGGGCCATTTTTACAGCATAGTCTAGAGCAGCTCAAAACGGTGACACCGCAACAGGCATGCAAACACCCGAATTGGTCCATGGGACAAAAAATTTCTGTTGATTCAGCTACTTTGATGAATAAAGGTTTGGAGTTGATCGAGGCCTGTCATCTCTTCTCTATTTCAGAAGCCTATGTCACAGTTGTGGTGCATCCACAAAGTATCATCCATTCTATGGTGCAATATGTTGATGGTTCTACGTTGGCACAATTAGGAAATCCTGATATGTGTACACCGATCGCACATGCATTGGCATGGCCAGAACGTATTCATACCCATGTGCCAGCATTGGATCTGTTTGTTCATCAACAGCTGAATTTTCAGGAACCCGATACTGTTCGCTTTCCTGCACTGAAATTGGCGCGTCAAGCGATGCAGGCAGGCGGTTTGAGTCCGGCTATTCTGAATGCGGCAAATGAAATCGCAGTTGCTGCCTTTTTGAATCAGCAAATTGGTTTTACTGAAATTCCACAAGTCGTTGAACAAACCTTACAAACGGTTGAAAATGGAGCAGCGAATCAGCTAGAGCTGATTCTGCAGGCTGATGCACGTGCTCGTCATTGCGCCCATCAATATATAACGCAACTCAGGAGTTGATGATGAATGCCTTGTTTATCATAGTTGCTGCAATTTTTTTGCTTGGTCCATTGATTGCGATTCATGAATTTGGACATTATTGGGTAGCTCGTAAACTTGGCGTGAAAGTCCTGGTGTATTCCATCGGTTTTGGTCCGACGTTGTTGAAATGGACCTCAAAAAAATCGGGCATTCAATATCAGCTTTCGGCATTACCCTTGGGTGGTTATGTCAAGATGCTGGATGAGCGTGAAGGTGATGTTGCTGAGCAGGATTTACCTTATGCATTTAACCGCCAAGCACCATGGAAGCGTATTGCGATTGTTGCAGCGGGTCCGCTCATTAACCTGATCTTTGCAATTCTGTTGTTCTGGGTTTTATTTTTGCCAGCTCAGGAGCAGTTAAATACCCGTATTGGTAAAGTGCTTCCAGCAAGCCCTGCGGCAGCTGCGCAATTACAAGTCGGAGACAAAGTTACTGCAATTGATGGTACACCGACAGCCACTTGGGAAAAATTAAACTATGCCTTGGTGGATCGTGCAGGAGAAACCGGTACGGTTCAGGTGCAGGTTGAGCGTCAAGGCCAAGTACAAAATTTTAATTTACCGATTCAAAATTTTCTGAAAGATCAAAGTCAATCACCTTTAGAGATCTTGGGCTTTGTCCCTTATCGTCCTGTCATTCCGGCAGTTGTGCACAAGCTGAGTGAGGATGGGGCTGCAATCCGTCAAGGAATGAAAGAGGGAGATCGTATTGTTGCGATTGATGGCGTCAAGATGCACGACTGGTTTGATGTGGTCGATAAGGTGCAAAAATCACCGGAAAAACTGTTGAAAATTGACGTGCTACGCCAAGGGCAGCTCGTACAGCTTGAGGTCATGCCACAAGGTCAGCGTGACAATATGGGGAATGTGAGTGGTGTGCTGGGCGTACAAAATAATCCCGGTAAAGTCTCCATTCCTGCAGAATACAAACAGACTTTGCAATATAATCCGGCAGAAGCATTGATGATGGCAGTGGACAAAACTGGCCAACTTTCAGGCATGATTTTGAACTCAATCACCAAAATGATTCGTGGTCTGATTGGTTTGGAGAATCTGTCTGGCCCCATTACGATTGCTAAAGTGGCTGGGCAAAGTGCTGAAATGGGCTGGCAGACGTTTATTTCTTTTATGGCGCTCATGAGTGTGAGTTTGGGAATTTTAAACTTATTACCGATCCCAATGCTTGATGGTGGCCACTTAGTCTATTATTTTATTGAGGCCATTCGAGGCAAGCCGGTTTCTGAACAAATACAATTAATCGGTTTAAAAATTGGTATGGTACTGCTCGGAAGTATGATGCTTTTAGCATTATTTAATGATTTTATGCGTTTATAACAACGTAGAAGATGGAATAAATTAACTTTTACTGGAAATTTGGCATGCGGCACACACATTTATTTATGCCTTTGGCACTCGTCAGTGCGATGGTAACAATACAACAAGCATATGCGGCAGATGAGTTTATTGCGCGTGATATAAAAATTGAAGGCCTCGTTCGCTTAACGCCGACCAATGTGTACAGCATGTTGCCAATCACCAGTGGGGATCGTGTTGATGATGCCCGTTTGGCCAGTGCAATCCGTACCTTGTATGCCACTGGACTTTTTGATGATATCAAAGCGTTTAAACAGAATGATGTTTTAGTTTTTCAGGTTGTTGAACGTCCTGTCATTTCAAA
This portion of the Acinetobacter sp. GSS19 genome encodes:
- the rseP gene encoding RIP metalloprotease RseP, with amino-acid sequence MNALFIIVAAIFLLGPLIAIHEFGHYWVARKLGVKVLVYSIGFGPTLLKWTSKKSGIQYQLSALPLGGYVKMLDEREGDVAEQDLPYAFNRQAPWKRIAIVAAGPLINLIFAILLFWVLFLPAQEQLNTRIGKVLPASPAAAAQLQVGDKVTAIDGTPTATWEKLNYALVDRAGETGTVQVQVERQGQVQNFNLPIQNFLKDQSQSPLEILGFVPYRPVIPAVVHKLSEDGAAIRQGMKEGDRIVAIDGVKMHDWFDVVDKVQKSPEKLLKIDVLRQGQLVQLEVMPQGQRDNMGNVSGVLGVQNNPGKVSIPAEYKQTLQYNPAEALMMAVDKTGQLSGMILNSITKMIRGLIGLENLSGPITIAKVAGQSAEMGWQTFISFMALMSVSLGILNLLPIPMLDGGHLVYYFIEAIRGKPVSEQIQLIGLKIGMVLLGSMMLLALFNDFMRL
- the ispC gene encoding 1-deoxy-D-xylulose-5-phosphate reductoisomerase, which encodes MSQAVCVLGATGSIGQSTLKVLEQHPDKYSVFAVTAHSRIEALVEICKRYHPKVVVVPAEHVDPLRQMLKQVELEHIEILIDEAGLIAVSEHPEVDVVMAAIVGAAGLLPTLAAVKAGKRVLLANKEALVMSGDLMMQAVHEHQALLLPVDSEHNAIFQCLPPDYLHAPRDGQPKLGVSRVLLTASGGPFLQHSLEQLKTVTPQQACKHPNWSMGQKISVDSATLMNKGLELIEACHLFSISEAYVTVVVHPQSIIHSMVQYVDGSTLAQLGNPDMCTPIAHALAWPERIHTHVPALDLFVHQQLNFQEPDTVRFPALKLARQAMQAGGLSPAILNAANEIAVAAFLNQQIGFTEIPQVVEQTLQTVENGAANQLELILQADARARHCAHQYITQLRS